AAAAAATCTAAAAATAGCTTAGTTTGGATGTTCGTGGGGATTATATTAGCTTTAGGAGTAATTTATTATATTTATTCTGGCACCAAGCCCGGAACTTATGATGCCTTTGCCGAGTGTTTAGGCGAAAGTGGCACCACCTTCTACGGAGCCTTTTGGTGTCCGCATTGCCAAAGTCAAAAATCAAAATTCGGTCGTTCTGAAAAAAAATTGCCTTACGTTGAATGTTCTCAACCAAACGGCCAGGGCCAAACTAAAGTTTGCATTGACGCGGGCATTGAATCTTACCCGACATGGGAATTTCCTGACGGCACGCGGGAAACCGGCGACTTGTCATTACCATACCTAGCTGAAAAAACCGGGTGTGAATTACCAAACTAAATGGAATTATCCAACAACTTAACCTTAGTCATTTCTATTGGGACGATAGCGACTCAAATTGCAATTGGAGCAATTTTAGTGAGCATTTTTTTAACGCGCAACGGAAATAAAAATAGTGTGATAAAATTTTTTGGTTCTAAGGCTATCTTCTTTGCATTTTTAGTCGCGTTGATTGGAACTTTGGGCAGTTTAGCCTACTCCGATATTGTCGGCTTTGAACCATGCCTGCTTTGTTGGTATCAGCGCACTATGATGTATCCAATGGTCGTAATTTTAGCTTATGCACTGTGGAAAAAAAGCGAAGCTATTGCCTTTGTCACAATCCCCCTTTCGGTAATTGGTGCTGGAATTGCCGGGATTCAATATTTCGGGCAAATGACCGGCTCAACTTTGACGTCTTGTGCCGGCATTGGTTATTCTGCCTCTTGTTCTATTCGTTACTTTTTAAGCTTCGGTTATATTACGATTCCGATGATGGCGTTAACCGGATTTTTAATGATTATCGCCTTGATGCTTGCCTTAATGCAATACAATAAAAAATAAAGTGTGGAATTTCATCCACATTTCTCAAATAAAAAACGGCTAATTGACTAGCCGTTTTAAAAATTTCAGATTGGTTGGTTTTTTAGGCTATAAAAATGAAAGAAAATTAAAAAGCTAAGAAACGTTGCGAAAAAACACCAAACCGAAATAAAGCCGGCGAAATATATTGTATATGAGAAAATAAATGAGCCTAAAAGCGCCAAGCCATAGACTTTTATCAGCCGGGATTGCGAAATAAAATAAGGTACCACGAAAATTATACAATAAATAAAAACCACAGCCTTCCATTGTGGTGATGTTAAAAATGGTATACCGGTACTATATGCAATGCTCCGATTAATTATTTCAGAAGCTGCTCCACCAAAAATAAACAGAGCTGAAGTTAAAAATAAACTCATAATTACACCCGACGCTACAAGAATAGCTAACATACTTTTTCTAATTTTTTCTGTTTCATTAAAATAAATACTTAGCGGATTAAAAATCGGCCAAATTAAATAAGGAAAAACAATATAGCCATAAGTTAATATGGCATAAACGGCGGGATTATTATAATAATTGAAGTTTAGCCATGCCAAGCCTTCAATAAACTGCATAATCGCAAAAAGCATAGGGGTGCTCGCTAAAAGCAAAGCTCTTTTGCTTGGCGATCTTTTTATGCTCGCATATCCGGTCGCGCCAATGACTGATCCGGCGATGAAGCTAGCAGGGGCAGAAAAACACATAATGGGGATATTATACAAGAAAAAAAACTTATCGTGTAGGTTCTATCCTTTACTTTAGGCCTGTTTCATCATACAATTAACTGCATGAAAAAAGGACGAGTACTATCTGGTATGCAGCCGACCGGGCCGCTTCACGTTGGCAACTATTTAGGTACACTGCAAAATTTTTTAGCGATTCAATCCCAATATGAGTGCTATTTTGCAATCGTTGATTACCACTCAATTACCGAGAATTACCAACCAAAAGAAAAATATAATCAAATTTTGTCGCTCGCGATGGATTATTTGGCCGCCGGCATAGACCCCAAAAAATGCGTCATTTTTTTACAATCAGACGTGCCTGAGCATACTGAATTAGCTTGGGTTTTCAACACTATTACCCCAATGAGTGAATTGGAACGCATGACTCAATTCAAAGACAAAGCCTCTCGCCAAGCAAAAAATATAAATGCTGGCTTGTTTACCTATCCAGTCTTACAGGCGGCTGATATATTATTGTACAAAGCCAAGGCTGTGCCTGTCGGACTGGACCAAGAGCAGCATTTAGAACTGGCTCGTAAAATCGCGCGATGGTTTAACAATAAATTTGGCCAGACATTTCCTGAGCCAGAAACTTTGTTTACTGATACGCCCAAAGTAATGAGCTTGCAAGATCCAAATAAAAAAATGTCAAAAAGTTTGGGCGAAAATCATTGCATTTTTTTAGACGATGAGCCAAAGGTAATTGAGCAAAAAATTAAAAAGGCGGTCACTGATACCGGAGACGGCCAGGGCTCAGGTGCAAAAAACTTATTACTTTTATTTGAAAAATTTGGCGATAAAAAAACAGCAAAAAAATACAACGGGCAAAAATCAATCCGATACGCAGACTTAAAAACTGATTTAGCTAAAGCGATTATAACTTATTTTTCAGATTTTAGAAAGACAAAATCAATCCTTTTGGCTAAACCAAAGCAGGTTGAAAAAATATTAGCCGCCGGCGCTAAAAAATCTCAAAAAATTGCTCGAACGACAATGCGCGAAGTGCGCCAAAAAATCGGTATTAGAAAGTAAGTGTCATCCCGGATTAAGTCCGGGATGACAAAAACTGGTAACTTTTGTCACTTTACTATTTTTTACTATTATTCTAGTATAGTGTAATCACGAGCGACTCTGAGCTTGTAGAAGAGGAGCGTGGCGATCCAAAAAACTGGATTGCCATGTCACGACTCGCCTGACCGGTCACGTCAGGCGTGGCCACGTCGTTCCCCTGATTTACATCAAGGTCACTGCTCGCAATGACAAATAATTACATTTTTTATGAACCCATTTGCTAATGCCTTAGTCCAACTGGATAATGCAAACCAGATATTAAAACTTAAACTGGAAACTTTAGAAGCGTTAAAAAAACCAAACAAGATTTTGGAAGCCAAAATTCCAGTCAAAATGGACAGCGGCAAAACCAAAAAGTTCGATGCTTACCGAATACAATACAATAACGCCCGCGGACCCTACAAGGGCGGCATTCGTTTTCATGAGCAAGTTGATATTAACGAAGTCAAAGCGCTGTCGTTTTGGATGGCAATTAAATGCGCTGTAGTAAATATTCCTATGGGGGGCGGCAAGGGCGGCGTTATGGTTAATCCCAAAGAGTTAAGCACCAGCGAGTTAGAACAGCTTGCCCGTGGTTACGCCCGAGCTTTTGTCGATGACATTGGCCCAAATAAAGATGTGCCCGCTCCAGACGTTAATACAAACCCTTTGATTATGGATTGGATGGCTGACGAATATTCTAAACTAACCGGCGATAAAACTCAGGGATCTTTTACCGGTAAATCATTAGAGTCGGGCGGTTCAGAGGGGCGTAATACTGCCACAGCCGATGGCGGATTTTTTATTTTTCAGGAACTTGCTAAAATTTTGAAACTTAAACCTAGCGAAACAGACGTCATCATCCAGGGTTTGGGCAATGTCGGTTTTCACACCGCCCGCCTGATGGCGGAGGCAAAATATAAAATCATCGGTCTATCAGATTCTCAAGGTACTATTGTCAGCAACCGAAAAGCCCCGCTTGATCCAATAAAGGTTATGGAAGTAAAGCGGGAAAGCGGGCTGATTAACGCATGCTACTATGACGGCTCAGTTAAGGGTTATGACTGTAAGCATTTAGATCCGGCTGAATTTTTAGAATATCCGTGTGACGTACTAGTGCCAGCGGCTTTGGAAAATCAAATTACTAAAGATAACGCGGCCAACATTAAAGCTAAAATAATTTTAGAAATGGCAAACGGCCCAACCACGCCGGAAGCTGATAAAATTTTAGCCGAGCATGATACTTTAATCCTTCCTGATGTCCTTGCCAATGCCGGCGGGGTGACAGTTTCATATTTTGAATGGTATCAAAATGTACACGATGAGAAATGGACCGAAGATCAAGTCCGTAAAAAACTAAAACCGATAATGACTAAAGCCTTCAAAGAAGTTTGGAAAGTCTCTCAAAAACACAAAATTGATATGCGCACCGCCGCCTTTGTGGTTGCGGTTAGACGCATTGCCGACGCGATGGAGAAAAATAAATAATTCCTAATAAAACAATCCCAATAAATTCCTCTCCCTTGATGGGAGAGGATAAAGGTGAGGGCGCATGAATCTAAATGCTGACAGGTTTGAAACCTGTCCCTACAAAATTTCTTCCTCACCCAACCCTCTCCTGCCAGGAGAGGGACTATTTATAAATTTCATCCCATGCCTAAAGCATCCCAAGTAAAAAAAGAACTCAAAAAATTCACTAGCGTCAAAGGGGCTAAAACGGCCCAATGGTTTTTCAAAACCGGGCCGGGCGAATATGGCGAGGGTGACAAATTTATCGGCGTCATTGTTCCTAATCAAAGAAAAGTAGCTAAAAAATTTACCGGCTTACAGCTGAGCGAAATTCAAAAATTG
The nucleotide sequence above comes from Candidatus Buchananbacteria bacterium CG10_big_fil_rev_8_21_14_0_10_42_9. Encoded proteins:
- a CDS encoding disulfide bond formation protein B, whose protein sequence is MELSNNLTLVISIGTIATQIAIGAILVSIFLTRNGNKNSVIKFFGSKAIFFAFLVALIGTLGSLAYSDIVGFEPCLLCWYQRTMMYPMVVILAYALWKKSEAIAFVTIPLSVIGAGIAGIQYFGQMTGSTLTSCAGIGYSASCSIRYFLSFGYITIPMMALTGFLMIIALMLALMQYNKK
- the trpS gene encoding tryptophan--tRNA ligase codes for the protein MKKGRVLSGMQPTGPLHVGNYLGTLQNFLAIQSQYECYFAIVDYHSITENYQPKEKYNQILSLAMDYLAAGIDPKKCVIFLQSDVPEHTELAWVFNTITPMSELERMTQFKDKASRQAKNINAGLFTYPVLQAADILLYKAKAVPVGLDQEQHLELARKIARWFNNKFGQTFPEPETLFTDTPKVMSLQDPNKKMSKSLGENHCIFLDDEPKVIEQKIKKAVTDTGDGQGSGAKNLLLLFEKFGDKKTAKKYNGQKSIRYADLKTDLAKAIITYFSDFRKTKSILLAKPKQVEKILAAGAKKSQKIARTTMREVRQKIGIRK
- a CDS encoding glutamate dehydrogenase; the protein is MTFFMNPFANALVQLDNANQILKLKLETLEALKKPNKILEAKIPVKMDSGKTKKFDAYRIQYNNARGPYKGGIRFHEQVDINEVKALSFWMAIKCAVVNIPMGGGKGGVMVNPKELSTSELEQLARGYARAFVDDIGPNKDVPAPDVNTNPLIMDWMADEYSKLTGDKTQGSFTGKSLESGGSEGRNTATADGGFFIFQELAKILKLKPSETDVIIQGLGNVGFHTARLMAEAKYKIIGLSDSQGTIVSNRKAPLDPIKVMEVKRESGLINACYYDGSVKGYDCKHLDPAEFLEYPCDVLVPAALENQITKDNAANIKAKIILEMANGPTTPEADKILAEHDTLILPDVLANAGGVTVSYFEWYQNVHDEKWTEDQVRKKLKPIMTKAFKEVWKVSQKHKIDMRTAAFVVAVRRIADAMEKNK